In the Pleuronectes platessa chromosome 23, fPlePla1.1, whole genome shotgun sequence genome, GACGTAGAAATACTCATCCTCCTCAAAGATGTCATCATCAATCACTCCGACTGTGATCTCTGTTGAGAGGAAGTTATTTGATTTCAATAACGCATcttaaaatcatattttgttGAAGCCAGTAGAAAAATTAATATGCAGATGGCCTGTGCAAATTGAGCTTCAGGCACGGTGACATGTTTTTTGAAAGTATGCGAATGACTCGTTGctgtcagtgttgtttttacctttgAGGGTCTCTCCGGGCTTAAACATCAGTGTTCCCTCTGCGAACTCATAATCTGAACCTGCGTTTGCTGTACCGTCCTCTGTGCGATAATCCACCTGAGGGAGAGAGCAACGCAGAGAGATGAGAAGTGGGGCGAGGGAgcgaaaagaagaaaaaaaaacgagccGTCAAAGATGAAACAGAAAAGTGAAAAGATGTGAAAAAGAGCAGATAAGCACAAAGGGAGGGGACGaatggagatgaaggaggagaagagagatagGGGAGGATGGCAAAAAGAAGAGAGGCATTTAGGGACGATGGGaacagagggtgagagagagagagaaaaaaactgcttCATTAAACCGAGCCCTGTGGTCAGATACAGTCTGATAATAATGACTTTGAAGATAGTGAAACCAAACTTTCCCTGTAGCCTCTTCGTTCTGTCTGTCCTCTCGCCATCTGCTCGGTTGTTTACCCTCCTCCACCCCACACAGAGCCGTACAAACATGTCTACTTTACTTCTAGTCACGAAAGGATCATCACATTCTGTCATCCTTTCTCTAAAAAAtttgataaaaagaaaatgtgtttgtgggaAAAGCTGAATCAGCGTTCAACATGCTGCCATTGTAGTCCTTATCATCCACTCTATTTTTAGCCCTTCATGAAATGTGCATTGGGGACAAAGATCTTAACTTATTTTTGAATGCATCTATTCCGCTGGACGATATTGCTgtgaattaaaaatatatcCCAAGGAGGGTCAAGTGTTTTTAAATTACACATAAAAGTTACATTTTATACGAACAAAAAACTTGAAAGATCATAATAAAAAACAGTTCCGTTAAATTTTAAGTGGATATGAATAGATATAGTTGAACTGAATCCAGAACTTAtgactgtgtttttaaatgactcTTAGTTTCTAAAATAAAGTACAAGCAAGCTGTTTTGCATAGGGATAATCTGCTCTTATCACTATAATCAATATCTATACAGAATTTGAACGACTCAAATAATAATGAACCTAAGAACTGCACCTTATAGTGATGTACCCACAGTGAATTGTAAAATGTTGGCCACAACTTTTCCAGGCCACAactttacagtttgattcactcttACTGTCTAATTTTCAGTGACAGCCAatgactgtacataaagatagACATTTTGACTGCTCAAGAAAAATGAAGCCAcctccatttcctcctctctgcagcacaggtcataaaccttaccacctccatgttagctgaATGCACGTGAGTCAAACTTTGGATATCCTGCTGATTTATGTTCAAGTGCTGGTTTTACTGATAAGTTAGTTTATActcagttatttgatgttattaAAAAGGGCTGTGAAGCTGAAATGGGCTCCACTCTCAGATCCCCATCCACAGATACTGGCTAGACATCACCAGAACAATATGGCATTGTGTTTCTACAGTGGGAGTAAAGTGTAAACATGCTTTGCATCTTTATATTCAGACGTTAGTTCAAACAGACAGCTGCCTTCAGAGCATATCACCAAAACCCCACAGTGCACTACCTGCCCTTCAGCACGCAATGAAATTAGAAACTAGTTAGTGAACAGAGAGGCACATTCAGCAGCTAAAGATATTTCCCTGAGGAGCTCATGAAGtgcaaaacaaagtttaaaggAGAGATAATATTGCAGATTCATCAGGTGAATCCAAATTAAAGCTGCCGAGTGTCTGACGGATGGGGCTGTATACTGTATGGCAACTTTGCTAGAGATGATGAATATTATCAGAGGTTTATTACCAGCTTGTTTCCATGAAGTTGCCAAAGAATAGCAAGTTAGCCGTTCTTTGATGAATGAAAAAGTTGACTCTAAATTAGTGGGCCTAATTTTTTTAACTTGCAACTTTAAAAGAGGATAAATTACTATGTTTATTTCTTTGACCATTATTTGAGGGCATTGAAAAAATTCTGAATCGTGGGTAGACTGTTGGAAATGTTGCCCAGTCCAAGAAGTTGACCACTGATTCCATGTCGCCTTGTCGAGTAATTCTGCTGGGAGCATTTCTTCATCTTTAATGTGCTGCTCTGACACCACGCCTGAAGGGACTGTGCCGAGGCTAAACAGGGCACTTGACTTGGCAGCTACAGCCTTCAGTAGGCGCCACATTGAGGCCACGCCATCAGCACAACACCGAAGACAACCCTGATGTTGCAGCATAGTTTCATTTGTATGCAAGGGGAGGAGTAGAGGAGAGACAGCAAAGCCCCTGTGTTTAAAGCGAGGAGATCAGGTATCATTACACCGACACAGACCTTCCATGGGAGGCTTGAAATAAAATATCTTATCCGATCAATGAGaaagatgtgttttttgagATTCAACTCTGAAATCTGAAAATCTCTAAGTTGTTTTCTATTGTTTCCCAGTTCTCCTCTATTCAACTCCCATCTCTTTACCAGCATCACACCACAGTGTCAAGGTGAAGAAGATGATTCGATAAAGTAAGATTAGAATAAAAGTGCAACAGTGCCTCTCTGCATATttccctcagacacacactctcattcattcagtccaccacacacacaccttgacgGTAACTCCGGCGTCTCCTCCGTGTCTGCCGACGGTCAGCTTCAGGGAGCCACAGTTCTCAAAGCACTGGTACAACGCGGGTTCAAAATCCAACCGGATGGTGTGAGGGTCGTCCTCAAGGGCTTGGATCTCATGGCTGCTCACCACCTGGAAAAACAACACAGTATCAGTTTAACATGTTTACTTTAcatgcttttatccaaaacgACTTTAGATattgcacttgtgtgtgtgtgtgtgtgtgtgtgtgtgtgtgtgtgtctcaccttgcGAGCCTGGTCGGCGGCGTGCTTCTTCAGGATGTTGCCGGCTCCAATCATCATCCTGGTTGCCTGGATACGATAGAACGCCCggctcttctgctgctgcatcaggaCCTGATCAACAAAACGCACACAAAAAGTAATCTATCAACAAAGTGATTTATTGTTCCTATCGCTTTAATTCATGCCTTCATTTGTTTTCCCTGACTTGTCCCACTTTCATTATGGCTTTCACTTTCAAACTGTCGGAGGCACTCGGAAGGTTAAGCAGGGAATCTCTCGTGGGAAATTCGGCTCATGCCTCCGCAGGGAggttagaggtcaaaggtcacctacAGATTCACTGAGTTAATTAAGGAAACTTCAAAAGGGTTCAGCCCAGTTCCTGCACTTGGAGATGAGGGATGTGTATTTACCTTGTGGTGTTTGAGCTTGGAAAAGGTCTAGTACTTTTTTTAGCAATACGCTAtcaagacagaaaataaatgagtaCACGAGTGAAATTTGCTGAAAAAGAATAATTGGACCTTGTAGAAATCCACTTTCTCTCAAAATCGACTCGGCGAAACGAACACTCGACTGTATTCCGCGGGCAAACTTGAAATCTAATGATCCTTATCAATCTATACTTAATGATTTCAATAAAAAAGTAGGGGTGACTAGCCATTTGATATCCTAATGATCCGCCAAATTGAAAACGAAGAAATTGGCCACTCTAGCTGTGGCGATCATTAGATTACATCTGGCATCGGAGCCGGAGAACACTGCAAtctatttaaattaaaaggaaGTGAGCCGGACACTTTCAAATCTGATGGAAGGAATCGATAATCGCTAGTTAAGTTAAAGCTTAATCTGTTTTGGGTGAGCAAGCTGCTCCATCCGACTTCAATTCCCCCTGAACCCTTAGTGGAAAAATAACACTACTTACATTTTCATCACAACCACAAGAACCTCAATTTATCTTGTCAGGTTTAATCTGTAGGACAGCTGCCATTCTTATTTAAAGCTCAAGGCTGAGGGAGGAGCTGGAAAGGGAGGCAGCTCTGaatgtttctctttttcctccctcgtttccttcttttcttctctaaCAAAGAATTAAGACCAAGAAATTGTGGATATCAATTAACAAATCTACAAGTAACTGGAGGCCCATTTCCTATAGCTTTTTGCAAAGCTTTTAACTGCATCTCATTTTAAAGCCACAAAGCCCTAATGCCTTTTGTGGTTGCTGCTATTTACAGCTGACTGTAAAATTGTGTTATTTGGTTCTTAGGTGATGATGTCTGAAACTCACCAACGTATGTATGAAGATCTTCACCGACTTTAAACAAATTTGCCCTCCTACTCAATGTGGTGTTCACGTGAATCTTTCCAGTCAggaacatatttttttaatattctgacACCTCACAAACCCATTGTAAGTTGTTACATTGTGTTacattgtgttgctgcagccACAAACATGTACCTTTTGTCTGATTTCTTATGGTTTGATTCCCTGACTTTTTTCGTGATGAATCTGCCTGCCTCTAGAAACTCGAACTGGACTATCTTGCTCTCCTCAGAACATTTAGTCAGAACATTACATGACATGAGGAATACCCAAGATGTTTTCCTCTGAGTGTTTGTTTAGATCATTAGGGAACTACTCAGCCAATTCAATTAATTTCTCCAGTTGCAGTAGAAGACATAAATAGAGAGATTAAGTCTATTTACTGATGCAGTTATGCAAAGATTAGCCAGTGAATTACAAAATAATTTGTTAAGCGGCTTGAAAGTTGCTCTGAAACATTTGGAAATGTTCTCTGTACAACCGCTCTGCTTTCACCTGCAACAACTGTTACCTTGTTAACCCCTTCACGCCGTCACCCTCAGAGGAGTCACATATGAAAAGTGATGCCTGACAATGTGGCTGCGGCTGATTCATTCTGTAAATATAGGACTTGAGAAGCTCGGAAACTATGAAACTCAATTTTAGGCGTGAAGTCAACAGAAGTGGAGAACATAATCTTGTGAGATATTCAGAGTTGTTTTCAATTCAGTTGCTTTCTTCAGTCTTCCCTGATCAGCTGTAAGTGCACAAGTCCACACATCCTTTGAATTGCCCTCCGgggataaataaagttgtttggaATTTATAAGCTGACACTTCAAACAGGAATCTCCTCTGATACATTTTCACACTGTGCTGCTGTAGCTCTCTGCATTTAGTTTTGGGTTTCATTGAACTCAAATGTTCATCgctgtcttctacatgtatggctcCTTTTTCATCCtaagatatttgtattattttagttttttttcagtaACACGTCCTGCTGTGGTCTCTCATGGGCTCACTCGGACATATTTCACACTTTTACTCAGGGGACGGCTGGGAAATATCTAGAAAATATCCTTtctcaaacatttgttttctcacatACTGGAAAATATCAGGAAGATATGTGGACCTCATGTCTGAAAGCGGTTTTAGTTAACTGGTGGTAAACAGCATCAACAGGAAGCCACTGCATATCAAATGTGCACAGGCATATTTACCTAAACGTTTCCCTAAATCTACATGGCTAGCGTGTCTTGGTGTGTTTATGTAGCGTCCTAACCTGATAATTAGCCATCTCAATTAGCTGCTCCGTGTCTTTATCCGGGTGCCTctgcttcagctccttcagcgtCTTCGCCATGTCCCTCCtggcctcgtcctcctcgtccttcactcctccctcctccctcatccCACTGTGACAGTTCAGCGCCATCTGTCCGTCCAGCTCCAGCATGTCCATCTTGGTGAACCCACCCGGACCCAGAGCTCCACCGCCTCCGTCCAAGCCCCTGACCTCTCCGTCCGCACTGCCCTCCGTCTCGATGATGATGCCGCGGTGCTTGTCGGCACGGTAGCGCTTGCGGACGTACTTGTAGATGAGGAGGCGCCGGTCGGCCACCCAGGCCTGGACCACGCAGACTGGGAAGTAGAGGAAGGTCAGCACGGCCTCCCAAACctagaggagagaagagacagggTTCTATTTTTCTGTCCGCTCTTTACTTCCATACCATCCCTGCAAAAAACAACCTTTCTCTTTTCCCATAATGCTTTCTCCTCTttccatcctcacctccacctccccagGTGAGAAGACATTCAGAATCAAGTAGAGCCAGATGTAGGCAAAGATGCTCCACGCTGCCGTGACGAAAAACACCCGGAGGTGTTTGATTTTGCGCGTCTCTCCGTCGGGaaccacgtacacacacagggcGATGATGACGAACATGTTGAAGGCAGCACTGCCCACGATGGTGCTGGGACCCAGGGAGCCGGCCTCGAAATCGTGACCGCACACCTGTAGGTACGGTGGAAAATCAGATTGCCGTGTTCCCATTACATTCTGTATTGGTTATTTGAATGGTTGACCACTTGGGTCATGCTGTACCGACCTCAATAACGGACAGCAGGATCTCTGGGGCGCTAGAACCCAAGGCCATTAGAGTGAGATTGGAGACGGTCTCGTTCCAGATCCTGACCGTGGTCGTGGTCGTCTCACCGTTTGGCCTCTTAATGGTGATCTCTTTCTCCTGGGAGGTTATGAcctgcacacagagagaggaaaggaaaatacatagaaaagaaaagaaaagagtgatacataaggagaggaaaggaaaagacaGCATAATGAATAGCGTATATCGTATCAGAAATACAATGGACATCCTAACTAATGAGTTATATGAGTATTACTTAATCTACTTTAAGGTAATGTAATATCATGTagaaaccatagactgtaaataaagaaggCCGACGCATCTCCAATTTCTCCTGTTATTAAAACATGAAGCGTTTTTATAGCATCGAATAACCAATTAAAATCAAACTCTTTAATTTATCCTTTTAAACTGCggtcaaccaccagggggcaatcaagatgatttggcatGACTTTTAGggggctgtcatgtcatccatgtaAACAGTCTATGGTAGAAAATACTAAGCATGTTTTGCATACCTCGATAGACGACATGAACCGGTCGGCTATGATGCTCATGCCCAGGAACATGTAGATGAGCGCTACGAAGTAAACGATGGCCCGGGCCACTTTGTCCCCTACAGAGGGGTTCTGAGGGTTCCACACGGGCAGCACCACTCCTGACAGGGAACATCAAAAAAGAGTATTGCAGTGAAAACATTATTTGGTCGGGACAATTTTGTGAAATAATCTCACtaatccctccctctctgatcTCTGTGTGGCTTTAAACTAGTGTTTTAGCACCTGGCAGTTGGCAAATAAATCTGCatcttgttgtttccacagcttGTGGACAGGTCGCACAGACTAATCTGGCAAAATATAAAGTGATACACTGGTACCACACGATAAATATACAACAGAGTCTATGGAGCTGAGCTGTGGAGTACCAAAGCATGTTTCTGTATGattcccatccatccatccatccatctatccattatcTACTGCTCATCCTGTAAGGGCTTCTATATGTTGGATAAAGAAAtactattttttaaatactatgGACAGAATACCATACAATAGAGCTGAGACTGATCGTGAACTCTTTCTCCTATCTGAATACAAACTGTATTATAATGAATATTTATTATTCCGCTCTGTACATAATCTGTGGATAATACAACCTAGAGGGTGGAGGTTAATAAATCTGCAGATACTATCAGTGACTACTTTTACATTCATTAATGCAGTCCAGCTATATGATTCAATACATCTACTGCGTCCATTGTAgcataaatattatataagatCATGCATGTCATGTTTAATCATTGTTTCTTAGAGAGGGCGTAATGGAGATTATTGAATCATCCAGTTTGTTCATTCAAGGAGGGAAGATGCTACTGACGCAGTGTTTCCTCTGACATTACActgtaatgttgtgtttttatcagaTATCAGTATTTAAAGGTAGACTTGACATCATTAGGTGTTGTTCTCATGAATGCTACTTATATCCATTACATGGCTGGTACACAGCTTTTAAACTGTTCTCCTACTTAGCCGAGGCTGCATTAGCTGAAAGGGTTAAGCACAGAAATCTATCCTGTGTAAATCTTGTTAATCCATCCTTTTGTGCATTCAACGGCGGCGTGCTCACAGATAAGACCAAACCCACCTTCCTGACAGGCGTCTCCACTCGACGAGCAGTTCTTCTCCTCCGAACCCGCATGGACCGATGCGGGACAcgacaggagcaggaggaaagagagggcgaagaagaggagggatgaggagaggcGGGTGGCGGGAGAGGATGCAGGTGCAGACATGGCCGGAGCCATTTCTGCTGATGCAGCCGGGCCCTCACTGGACTCTACTGGTTTCTACTGGGTCGTCTCAGTGTGGGGTCACGTCCAAGTCCTGGAAACAAGAGAAGAGCAATTACTCAACACTTCAATCATaccacatttcatttcatttgatgtATTATTACAAAAACACCTTCTGGGGAGGGGATAGCCATACAGAGATGTCATATTAAATGGCATGATTCTTGTCTTCATATAAATGGCCACATTTTACAACAAAGCAGAACTTAAAAATTGAACACCAACATCCTGTATGTCAAAGCAGCATGTCACCGTATTCAGCTATGGACGGTTAACACACAGGATATTTTGTCTTATAGTTACAGCCCCTATCACTGCTGAGGGGTTGCAGCAAGTGCACCAATTTCCAGCCTCCCTGCTTTCTGCTAATTTGAAATAAGCTCATGTTCCTCCAATTACAAGGCGAGGAAAAACAATCCTGGACTCGGTGGCCTTGTCAGCAGAGCCCCATTCTTCATTTGTAGTATTcttcatttattcatatttcaatGAAACATAGTTGTAAAGTGCTTCTTGGCGGATTAAAAAGCGATCAAAGGgaataaaaaagtaataaaagGCAATAATTGAAGGTGATTACATCACAGCGAGTCTACAAAAACAAGTCTGAGAACTGATGATTCATGTTTAGCCAGCATCTGTAATAAAGTTAAGATAATAAAgtaaagataataaataaatgtagcaGGTCCCAGCTTCtcaggagacagaaaaaaatctATCCATCCTGTTTTAGTCCAGACTGGAGGACAGTGAAAAATCTTTTTAACTGGACCACAGAGCAGGCAGAGGACACACATCCATAAAGTGCTCTTTatacaaaaacaattataaagTTCTTAAATCCATGGACCTCAGAActttataattgtttttgtctttctttcagaAAACCACATGGTGTAAAATGTCTTGCTTTGTTTGTAAAACTCTTGAAATCAAGTGTGATGGAGGATAAAGGGGAACGTGGTTGCAGTAATATGGTGGGTTTTgcaattgttttttataattgtCCAATAGAGTAGCTCCACATGAAGACTAATGGTGTGTGGCCACTTGGTGAGATTAAAATACTGACTCAGATATTTACTATTTAACTATGGTTAAATGTTTAAGACATCATCCCTCTCCAGAAACTTAATTCCTTCACCCTGCAAGATTTCCCTCACAACATACTTGTGTTTACTTTAACCCTAAATTGCCCCAAAGTTAGTTAATGCAGGATTAAGAGTAGTATCAATAATATAGTTGGGGTTGTCTCTTGCTGTCTGTCCAGAAGTAAAAACAAGTGCAATATCTGGCCCACGAGGCTGAGCATGCAAATCCCTAGTGTACGATTGATTCCTCTTTTACCTCTTTTAACATGCTCTCATATGAACAGTACGATTTGGCACCAACcgcaacaacaataacatttaaacagattttttcagTGCTCCCACCATTCCCTAGCGGAAATAATGGCCTTGAAACAAGTGTTTCGTGGGTGAATAATGACACTAGTCATTACAgacctctgcgtgtgtgtgtgtgtgtgtgcagccagcTGTAAATGCTGCGAAGCCGAGTTTGTCAATAAGCGTAAGCTGAGCCGAGAAGAGGCAGCCGCACAACAGCGATGTGTTTCCACCACGAGGAAGCAGAGATAATAGGTAGTGAGTGAGAAGGGACtgaaaacttggtggaaaggcAGTTTGGGTTATGTCAAATCgaaaaaataacaacagacaCATAACAATGGATGATAGgtgtacacacatgtacacacactcacacaaacaatattgagacaaatacacaaacttgatgcTGCTGACCTTGTACTTGCACACACATTCAGGGTTAGTCAGCCTTGAACGAAAAAATTGCTGACCCCTTCTTCACAAAATTACAcccctccacaaacacacactcacacgaaAGCACAGATAGTCATCTGTTGTGATATTAGCAGAGTTGTTGACCCTGTTATCATCCGTCTTCCAGGGTCTCGCTACAATGACAACAACCTGTCACTTCGATACTCGGCTCGCCCCTCACCTGCACCACCCATCCCTGCTACCTATACtcccctgtctccctcctctaGCTCAGTCTCTCCCCTccatcttcctttctttcttttattctctGGTCAGTGGTCA is a window encoding:
- the slc8a4b gene encoding solute carrier family 8 member 4b, whose translation is MAPAMSAPASSPATRLSSSLLFFALSFLLLLSCPASVHAGSEEKNCSSSGDACQEGVVLPVWNPQNPSVGDKVARAIVYFVALIYMFLGMSIIADRFMSSIEVITSQEKEITIKRPNGETTTTTVRIWNETVSNLTLMALGSSAPEILLSVIEVCGHDFEAGSLGPSTIVGSAAFNMFVIIALCVYVVPDGETRKIKHLRVFFVTAAWSIFAYIWLYLILNVFSPGEVEVWEAVLTFLYFPVCVVQAWVADRRLLIYKYVRKRYRADKHRGIIIETEGSADGEVRGLDGGGGALGPGGFTKMDMLELDGQMALNCHSGMREEGGVKDEEDEARRDMAKTLKELKQRHPDKDTEQLIEMANYQVLMQQQKSRAFYRIQATRMMIGAGNILKKHAADQARKVVSSHEIQALEDDPHTIRLDFEPALYQCFENCGSLKLTVGRHGGDAGVTVKVDYRTEDGTANAGSDYEFAEGTLMFKPGETLKEITVGVIDDDIFEEDEYFYVHLSNPRLVGYPEIGTVPQDTSVTPKAVLGDNHTATVTIYDDDHAGIFTFECASQKVSESIGVMEVKVLRTSGARGLVAVPYRTVDGTARGGEDYELSSGKLEFQNDETMKIIEVKIIDDEEYEKNKSFTIELGEPVLLEIGQKHGDSNENKPLVGAEDEEVAKMGCPSLGEHTQVEVVIEESYEFKSTVDKLIKKTNLALVVGSSSWREQFVNAVTVSAGDDDEEESGEERLPSCFDYIMHFLTVFWKVLFAFVPPTEYWNGWACFFVSISLIGCLTAVTGDLASHFGCTIGLKDSVTAVVFVALGTSVPDTFASKVAAIQDQYADASIGNVTGSNAVNVFLGIGVAWTLAAVVWRFRGKPFKVDPGNLAFSVTLFTIMAVVCVLILLYRRRAAVAGGELGGPRTCKLVTSLIFFSMWLIYILLASLEAYCHLPQF